Proteins encoded in a region of the uncultured Paludibaculum sp. genome:
- a CDS encoding pseudouridine synthase yields MAEERLQKILAQAGIASRRKAEQIIVEGRVTVNGKTITELGSKADLEKDHVKVDGTLLRKPKHDVYIALNKPREVVTTLSDPEGRRTVKHLLKGVKERVFPVGRLDYLSEGLLLLTTDGEFANKLTSPAGHVEKIYLVKTNGILSAEQEEQFRNGIPIHGRRTAPAKLKMIKHNVNPWYEVRLTEGRQNQIRIMFKSLGRLVEKLKRVQIGFLKLGSIKVGEYRHLDHDEVARFRKVLHLND; encoded by the coding sequence ATGGCTGAAGAACGTCTTCAAAAGATCCTGGCCCAGGCCGGCATTGCCAGCCGGCGCAAGGCCGAACAGATCATCGTCGAAGGCCGGGTCACCGTTAACGGCAAGACAATCACAGAGTTAGGGTCGAAGGCCGATCTCGAAAAAGATCACGTCAAGGTCGACGGAACGCTGCTGCGCAAGCCAAAGCACGACGTCTACATAGCCCTGAACAAGCCCCGCGAAGTGGTGACGACTCTGAGCGACCCGGAGGGCCGCCGCACCGTCAAACATCTGCTAAAGGGCGTAAAAGAAAGGGTTTTCCCTGTCGGGCGCCTCGATTACCTGAGCGAAGGGCTACTGCTGCTCACCACCGATGGTGAGTTCGCCAACAAGCTAACCTCCCCGGCTGGCCACGTGGAGAAGATCTATCTGGTGAAAACAAATGGGATCCTCTCGGCCGAGCAGGAAGAGCAGTTCCGCAACGGCATTCCGATTCATGGGCGCCGCACCGCTCCCGCCAAGCTCAAGATGATCAAGCACAACGTGAACCCCTGGTACGAAGTGCGTCTCACTGAGGGCCGGCAGAACCAGATCCGTATTATGTTCAAGAGCTTAGGGCGCCTGGTGGAGAAGTTGAAGCGTGTCCAGATCGGCTTCCTCAAGCTCGGCTCGATCAAAGTTGGCGAGTACCGCCACCTCGATCACGATGAGGTGGCGCGTTTCCGCAAGGTCCTGCATCTGAACGACTAA
- a CDS encoding CoA-binding protein: MPPELEILKTCKTIAVVGLSSNKFRPSYEVASYMQQAGYRIIPINPNETEILGEKAYPTLDESNQVVDLVNLFRRPEAVPEAVEAAIRIGAKAVWMQLDVVHEEAAQRARDAGLLVVQNRCLLIEHRRFRIELGA; this comes from the coding sequence GTGCCACCCGAACTGGAAATCCTCAAAACCTGTAAGACCATCGCCGTCGTCGGGTTGTCCTCGAACAAGTTTCGGCCAAGCTACGAAGTCGCGTCCTACATGCAGCAGGCTGGCTATCGGATTATTCCGATCAATCCGAACGAGACCGAGATCCTGGGCGAGAAGGCCTACCCGACACTTGACGAAAGCAACCAAGTAGTTGACTTAGTCAACCTTTTTCGACGTCCAGAAGCCGTACCCGAAGCCGTCGAAGCCGCCATCAGAATCGGTGCGAAAGCGGTCTGGATGCAGCTTGACGTGGTCCATGAAGAGGCCGCCCAGAGAGCAAGGGATGCCGGGTTGCTCGTTGTCCAGAATCGTTGCCTCCTGATTGAGCACCGCCGCTTCCGCATCGAACTCGGCGCCTGA
- a CDS encoding DUF669 domain-containing protein — MNPRHNTAPNTVDLRAYDSDFGRAHSKPAAERINRDEVPDGFYQTRVEDVTLSRTHNTGNPMLVWRLRILGPTSQGRSITKIRVITQKTLPYVKQDLQRLGLELSRLSEVQSRMNEMIDREVSVYKKTDTDRNWVDVSFVRKRKDPASEPAESETAWESGIDDDLPF, encoded by the coding sequence GTGAACCCAAGACACAACACCGCTCCCAACACAGTGGACCTCAGAGCCTACGACTCCGACTTTGGGCGCGCTCATTCGAAACCCGCGGCTGAACGGATCAACCGGGACGAAGTGCCCGACGGCTTCTATCAGACACGCGTGGAAGATGTAACCCTCAGCCGCACTCACAACACAGGCAATCCCATGCTGGTGTGGCGCCTGCGCATCCTCGGCCCCACATCGCAGGGCCGCTCCATCACGAAGATTCGCGTCATCACACAGAAGACGCTGCCCTACGTAAAGCAGGATCTGCAACGGCTCGGCCTGGAGTTGAGCCGCCTCTCTGAAGTGCAGTCGCGCATGAATGAGATGATCGACCGCGAAGTGAGCGTCTACAAGAAGACCGACACAGATCGGAATTGGGTCGACGTCTCTTTCGTTCGAAAACGCAAAGACCCGGCCAGCGAACCCGCGGAATCGGAGACGGCCTGGGAATCGGGCATCGACGACGACCTGCCGTTCTGA
- a CDS encoding TIM barrel protein — protein MPLSSAQTDLAFKALDSFAIELPSWGFANTGTRFGKFIQAGAATSTAEKISDAGIVHRVTGCCPSVAVHVLWDFPNGKADVPAVMKVAAEHGVRIGAINPNVFQDQCYKNGSLGNPDAEVRKTALSHILDSVEIQNASGSRDLSLWFADGTNFPGTGSIRARKSWFTEGLKTVHSALSGDQRMLVEYKPFEPAFYHTDIADWGMSYILSKHCGPRAKVLVDTGHHYQAVNIEQIVAWLLSEDMLGGFHFNDRRYADDDLTLGSIDPYQVFRIFYEICYFTWERGAAPDLAYMVDQSHNLKNKIEETIQTACTAQELFLKAALIDFGKLAAHQQKADLIDSEECLREAFFTDVRPLLREWRKSKGLAENPMEAFRASGYLEKAEKERGPRNMGAISSYA, from the coding sequence ATGCCGCTCTCTTCCGCCCAGACCGATCTTGCCTTCAAGGCCCTTGACTCCTTTGCTATCGAACTCCCCTCGTGGGGCTTCGCCAATACCGGCACGCGCTTCGGCAAGTTCATCCAAGCCGGCGCGGCCACGAGCACGGCCGAAAAGATCTCCGATGCGGGCATTGTCCACCGGGTGACCGGCTGCTGCCCGAGTGTGGCCGTCCACGTTCTGTGGGACTTCCCGAATGGCAAGGCCGATGTGCCTGCCGTCATGAAAGTGGCGGCCGAGCATGGCGTGCGCATCGGAGCCATCAACCCGAACGTGTTCCAGGACCAGTGCTACAAGAATGGTTCGCTGGGCAACCCCGATGCCGAAGTGCGCAAGACCGCGCTGTCGCACATTCTTGACTCAGTTGAGATCCAGAACGCCAGCGGATCCCGCGACCTGTCGCTGTGGTTCGCCGACGGGACGAACTTTCCGGGCACGGGTTCGATCCGCGCGCGCAAGAGCTGGTTCACGGAAGGCCTGAAGACAGTGCATTCGGCGTTGAGCGGCGACCAGCGCATGCTGGTGGAGTACAAGCCGTTCGAGCCGGCCTTCTATCACACGGACATCGCCGATTGGGGCATGTCGTACATCCTCTCCAAGCATTGCGGGCCGCGCGCCAAGGTGCTGGTGGACACGGGCCACCACTATCAGGCCGTGAACATCGAGCAGATTGTGGCGTGGCTGTTGAGCGAAGACATGCTGGGCGGATTCCACTTCAACGACCGGCGCTATGCCGATGACGATCTGACGCTGGGCTCCATCGACCCTTACCAGGTGTTCCGGATCTTCTACGAGATCTGCTACTTCACGTGGGAGCGAGGCGCGGCGCCGGATCTGGCTTACATGGTGGACCAGAGCCACAACCTGAAAAACAAGATTGAGGAGACCATTCAGACTGCCTGCACGGCGCAAGAGCTGTTCCTGAAAGCGGCTCTCATTGACTTCGGTAAGTTGGCCGCGCACCAGCAGAAGGCCGATCTGATCGATTCCGAAGAGTGCCTGCGCGAGGCGTTCTTCACCGACGTGCGGCCGCTGCTGCGGGAATGGCGGAAGTCGAAGGGGTTGGCAGAGAACCCAATGGAAGCGTTCCGCGCGAGCGGATATCTGGAGAAGGCCGAGAAGGAGCGCGGGCCGCGCAATATGGGCGCAATCTCGAGCTACGCATAG
- the ubiG gene encoding bifunctional 2-polyprenyl-6-hydroxyphenol methylase/3-demethylubiquinol 3-O-methyltransferase UbiG, with translation MEVNNRIYDDLGHLWWDDQAGFDITSLRFCMNPVRYGYFRRQLQAVAAPGEAVLDVGCGGGFLAEAFAEDGYDVTGVDPSANSIVAARAHATVSQLAIDYRVGRGECLPFPDSSFDIVCCCDVLEHVDEPSQVVREISRTLKAGGVFFYDTVNRTPMSWILLIKLWQDWHVAGFSAPNVHVWRKFIKPDELDALMHEAQLSPRERRGITTGRNPAALVPVLRRIRTGQLKGPAIATEFTLRETEDLTVSYIGFAVKQSA, from the coding sequence ATGGAAGTAAACAACCGAATCTATGACGATCTCGGTCACTTGTGGTGGGATGACCAGGCGGGGTTCGACATCACCAGCCTCCGATTCTGCATGAATCCAGTGCGATACGGCTACTTTAGGAGACAGTTGCAGGCGGTTGCTGCGCCGGGGGAAGCCGTGTTGGACGTCGGCTGCGGCGGTGGCTTTCTGGCGGAAGCATTTGCGGAAGATGGCTATGACGTTACCGGCGTCGATCCGTCCGCCAACTCCATCGTCGCTGCGCGGGCGCATGCAACGGTCAGCCAGTTGGCGATCGACTACCGCGTGGGGCGCGGGGAGTGCCTGCCCTTCCCGGACAGTTCGTTCGATATTGTCTGTTGTTGCGACGTCCTGGAGCACGTCGACGAACCCAGTCAAGTGGTCCGCGAGATCTCACGGACGCTGAAGGCCGGCGGAGTGTTCTTCTACGACACGGTCAATCGAACCCCGATGAGCTGGATCCTGTTGATCAAGCTCTGGCAAGACTGGCACGTCGCGGGTTTCAGCGCGCCGAACGTGCACGTCTGGCGCAAGTTCATCAAGCCCGATGAGTTGGACGCCCTAATGCACGAAGCACAGCTCTCCCCGCGCGAACGGAGAGGTATCACCACCGGCAGGAACCCGGCGGCCCTGGTACCTGTGCTGCGCCGAATTCGAACCGGGCAGCTGAAGGGCCCGGCGATCGCGACGGAGTTCACGTTGCGTGAGACGGAAGATCTCACGGTGTCCTACATCGGTTTCGCAGTGAAACAGAGCGCCTAG
- a CDS encoding DUF4405 domain-containing protein — protein sequence MTLVGRRLPIRSRLNSSTNLLALAAAVLTFSTGLVLLTHFHVGEGSLRAWALGQSRLVWVNLHRFSALAFLAAIAVHGQLHWRPLAAQVGRVFGRRPGKVSRADLVLYVGFAIVSAAGLAAWFGAPGSLPLFGPATLDRLGPQRHFWLDLHNVSGLIVLPAMVIHVRHRFRSILRAIGWPERRDGHGSKQPNL from the coding sequence ATGACACTCGTTGGTAGGCGGCTCCCGATCCGCTCACGACTGAATAGTTCAACCAATCTGCTGGCCCTGGCGGCGGCGGTTTTGACGTTCAGCACCGGACTGGTGCTTCTCACGCACTTTCACGTCGGCGAGGGCAGCCTGCGAGCTTGGGCGCTGGGCCAGAGCCGGCTGGTGTGGGTGAACCTCCACCGCTTCTCGGCGCTGGCTTTCCTCGCGGCCATCGCGGTGCACGGTCAGCTACACTGGCGCCCGCTCGCGGCCCAGGTTGGACGAGTGTTCGGGAGAAGGCCCGGCAAGGTCTCACGCGCGGATCTGGTGCTGTACGTCGGCTTCGCTATTGTCTCAGCGGCCGGATTGGCCGCCTGGTTCGGGGCACCGGGATCGCTGCCCTTGTTCGGACCGGCGACACTGGACCGCTTAGGACCGCAAAGGCACTTCTGGCTCGATCTTCACAATGTGTCCGGACTGATCGTACTCCCGGCGATGGTCATTCACGTTCGGCACCGCTTTCGTTCGATCCTCCGCGCGATCGGATGGCCGGAAAGGAGAGATGGACATGGAAGTAAACAACCGAATCTATGA
- a CDS encoding AraC family transcriptional regulator: MEQDTAIPRSFLWRGGAFHLHSKQDAPKEHDLHAHFAMQLTVGLRETVSLRSGRGEPERLASGWLIGSGQPHLMEGGGAAIVILIDPLSQVGRRLCARLAGADPVPLSEAECERVLAEFERGRLGRWDMQSVRAAVGRTMDLLAPDMVSDDPIDPRVRSAVDFLMLESDQNISLTDLAARAGVSESRLAHLFRRDVGLPMRQYRLALRMEEAVKQISLGLSLADAAQAAGFSDSAHFCRICRRMFGNVPSCLPDFEADDARLRRARRRLKDLRRRDFLC; the protein is encoded by the coding sequence GTGGAGCAGGACACAGCCATACCTCGTTCGTTCCTGTGGCGCGGTGGCGCATTCCATCTGCACTCGAAGCAGGACGCGCCAAAGGAGCACGACCTTCACGCCCACTTTGCGATGCAGCTTACGGTGGGACTGCGGGAGACCGTGTCGCTGCGGAGTGGACGAGGCGAGCCAGAGAGACTGGCGTCCGGCTGGCTGATTGGTTCCGGCCAGCCTCATCTGATGGAGGGCGGTGGCGCGGCCATAGTGATTCTCATCGATCCGCTGTCCCAGGTCGGGCGTCGCCTCTGCGCACGGCTGGCCGGAGCGGACCCGGTACCGCTGTCCGAAGCCGAATGCGAACGCGTTTTAGCCGAGTTCGAGCGCGGGCGGCTCGGCCGATGGGATATGCAGAGCGTGCGCGCCGCCGTTGGTCGAACGATGGACCTGCTAGCGCCCGATATGGTCTCGGACGATCCCATCGACCCGCGAGTTCGTTCGGCTGTCGACTTTCTGATGTTGGAATCCGATCAGAACATCAGTCTTACCGACCTTGCCGCCAGGGCAGGCGTGTCGGAGAGCCGATTGGCCCACCTGTTTCGACGCGACGTGGGGCTGCCCATGCGCCAGTACCGGCTGGCCTTGCGCATGGAAGAAGCAGTCAAGCAGATCTCGCTTGGGCTTTCGCTCGCTGACGCCGCACAGGCTGCCGGCTTTTCGGATTCCGCGCACTTCTGCCGCATCTGCCGGCGCATGTTCGGGAATGTCCCCTCTTGTCTCCCGGATTTTGAAGCTGATGACGCACGCCTGCGCCGGGCCAGAAGGCGGCTTAAGGATCTCCGTCGCAGAGACTTCCTGTGTTGA
- a CDS encoding DMT family transporter, protein MLTATTMVFFAANSLLARFALRSGEIDAGSFTAVRIGAGAAALALLASVRRESSSAAGKHGSLPAAIALFSYAFTFSYAYLLLNAGTGALVLFAAVQMTMLGVGIARGERPPSSEWAGLAVAFGGLVYLALPGLAAPSTVGLLLMAVSGVAWGCYSIAAKGVRSPIAATAGNFARAVPLAAGTLIAIWGFGRPHASWLGIAVAVVSGAVTSGLGYAFWYAALKDLRTSLAAIVQLTVPVLAAAAGVVLLGEQLTWRMALASTAILGGVALALLGKIRADPTVDR, encoded by the coding sequence GTGTTGACGGCAACCACGATGGTGTTCTTCGCCGCCAACTCGCTGTTGGCGCGCTTTGCGCTACGGTCCGGGGAAATCGACGCGGGCAGTTTCACTGCGGTGCGCATCGGAGCCGGGGCCGCTGCTTTGGCCCTGCTGGCAAGCGTCCGCCGGGAGAGCAGCAGCGCCGCCGGCAAGCACGGTTCCCTGCCGGCGGCCATCGCCTTGTTTAGCTACGCGTTCACGTTCTCCTACGCCTACCTCCTACTCAATGCCGGCACGGGGGCGCTGGTGCTGTTTGCGGCCGTGCAAATGACCATGCTTGGTGTCGGAATCGCCCGCGGTGAGCGGCCACCATCCTCGGAATGGGCTGGTTTGGCGGTGGCGTTCGGCGGACTGGTATACCTTGCCTTACCGGGCTTGGCGGCACCATCCACAGTTGGACTCCTACTGATGGCCGTATCGGGGGTGGCCTGGGGTTGCTACTCGATCGCGGCCAAGGGCGTTCGCTCGCCGATTGCGGCCACGGCCGGCAACTTCGCGCGAGCGGTTCCCCTGGCCGCGGGAACGCTCATTGCGATTTGGGGGTTCGGCCGGCCTCACGCGAGTTGGCTTGGCATCGCAGTGGCGGTGGTCTCCGGCGCGGTCACCTCTGGCCTCGGCTACGCGTTCTGGTACGCCGCGTTGAAGGACTTACGCACGAGTCTCGCCGCGATCGTACAGTTGACCGTGCCCGTTCTCGCCGCGGCCGCCGGCGTCGTCTTGCTCGGCGAGCAACTGACATGGCGAATGGCATTGGCCTCCACGGCAATCCTCGGCGGCGTAGCTCTGGCCCTCCTCGGAAAGATCAGGGCAGACCCGACTGTGGATCGATAG
- a CDS encoding J domain-containing protein: protein MSSAAVNYYDLLQIHPKAERETIQRVYKIFAARYHPDNRDTGDAERFRLYREAYEVLSDPSSREAYDLKLEVAQPEALPIFQSRDFTEGIDAEAKIRIGVLCLLYAKRRANPDYAALSMLDLEHLMSFPREHLQFAMWYLKAKKYVTQDDRSSFIVTAEGVDYLETQLPGNDLLYRIFQASESGVMVYPKALINTKNR from the coding sequence ATGAGCTCCGCTGCGGTGAACTACTACGACCTTCTCCAGATCCACCCCAAGGCCGAGCGCGAGACGATCCAGCGCGTCTACAAGATCTTCGCCGCCCGCTACCACCCCGACAACCGGGACACCGGCGACGCCGAGCGCTTCCGCCTCTACCGGGAAGCCTACGAGGTCCTCAGCGACCCGAGTTCGCGTGAAGCCTACGACCTCAAGCTCGAGGTTGCTCAGCCCGAAGCGCTGCCTATCTTTCAATCCAGGGACTTCACCGAAGGCATCGACGCGGAAGCCAAGATCCGTATCGGTGTCCTGTGCCTGCTCTACGCCAAGCGGCGTGCCAACCCGGACTATGCAGCCCTCTCGATGCTCGACCTGGAGCATCTGATGTCGTTCCCACGCGAGCATCTCCAGTTCGCGATGTGGTACTTGAAGGCCAAGAAATATGTGACTCAGGACGACCGCAGCAGCTTCATTGTCACGGCCGAAGGTGTCGACTACCTGGAAACCCAACTACCCGGCAACGATCTGCTCTACAGGATCTTCCAGGCCTCCGAGTCCGGAGTGATGGTCTACCCGAAAGCGTTGATCAACACGAAGAACCGTTAG